From a region of the Dictyostelium discoideum AX4 chromosome 2 chromosome, whole genome shotgun sequence genome:
- the scsC gene encoding ATP-specific succinyl-CoA synthetase beta subunit (Similar to ADP-forming~Similar to ADP-forming), with protein MLSNIVKKTIQSSKNLKSLVLNKSTSSLVYQKRFLNVHEYQAQKMMKSYGINCPVGNVAETPEEAEKIAEVMNTQDLVVKAQVLAGGRGKGIFTSGLKGGVQLCSSAEDVKKFASKMLGHTLVTKQTGEDGKVVHQVYVTERHFLRKEMYFAILMDRKAGGPVMVASPEGGVDIEGVARDNPSAIFKEPIDIMIGVQPEQTKRLAEKLGFSKKNISMAQDQMKKLYDFFIKNDCTLVEINPLAETASGDVLCMDAKLNFDDNAAFRHPDIFKLRDKSQEDPREVKAAEFDLNYIGLDGNIGCLVNGAGLAMASMDIIKLYGGSPANFLDVGGGATQKQVTEAIKLISSDKKVKSILVNIFGGIMKCDVIALGIIAALKELSIATPLVVRLQGTNVEAAKKIMEDSGLRLIAADNLDDAAQKSVRIAEIVSLAEKSDLEISFKLPL; from the exons atgttgtcAAATATTGTTAAAAAGACAATTCAATCAAgtaagaatttaaaaagtttagtattaaataaatcaacatcatcattggTTTATCAAAAGAGATTTTTAAATGTTCACGAATATCAAGCacaaaaaatgatgaaatcaTATGGTATCAATTGTCCAGTTGGTAATGTTGCAGAGACACCAGAAGAAGCTGAAAAGATCGCAGAAGTTATGAACACACAAGATTTAGTAGTCAAAGCACAAGTTTTAGCAGGTGGTAGAGGTAAAGGTATTTTCACAAGTGGACTTAAAGGTGGTGTTCAATTATGTTCATCAGCAGAGGACGTAAAGAAATTTGCATCAAAAATGTTAGGTCATACATTGGTAACCAAACAAACCGGTGAAGATGGTAAAGTAGTTCATCAAGTTTACGTCACTGAACGTCATTTCCTTCGTAAGGAAATGTATTTCGCAATTCTTATGGATCGTAAAGCTGGTGGTCCAGTTATGGTTGCTTCACCAGAGGGTGGTGTCGATATTGAAGGTGTTGCTCGTGATAATCCATCTGCAATCTTCAAAGAACCAATCGATATCATGATTGGTGTTCAACCAGAACAAACTAAAAGATTAGCTGAAAAATTAGgtttctcaaaaaaaaatatttcaatg gCTCAagatcaaatgaaaaaattatatgaCTTTTTCATTAAGAATGATTGTACATTAGTAGAGATTAACCCATTAGCAGAGACAGCATCTGGTGATGTATTATGTATGGATGCCAAATTGAATTTCGATGATAATGCTGCATTCCGTCATCcagatattttcaaattaagaGATAAATCTCAAGAGGATCCACGTGAAGTTAAAGCAGCAGAGTTTGATTTGAACTACATTGGTTTGGATGGCAATATTGGTTGTTTAGTAAATGGTGCAGGTTTAGCAATGGCATCAATGGATATCATTAAACTCTATGGCGGTAGCCCAGCAAACTTTTTAgatgttggtggtggtgccaCTCAGAAACAAGTCACTGAAGCAATCAAACTCATCAGTAGcgataaaaaagttaaatcaattttagtCAATATTTTCGGTGGTATCATGAAATGTGATGTCATTGCTTTAGGTATCATCGCTGCTTTGAAGGAGTTATCAATCGCCACCCCATTAGTAGTTCGTCTCCAAGGTACCAACGTTGAAGCTGCAAAGAAAATCATGGAAGACTCTGGTCTTCGTCTCATTGCTGCTGATAATCTCGATGATGCTGCTCAAAAATCTGTAAGAATCGCTGAAATCGTTTCACTTGCCGAAAAGAGTGATCTcgaaatttcttttaaattaccattatAA
- a CDS encoding hypothetical protein (Similar to Dictyostelium discoideum (Slime mold). protein-tyrosine phosphatase 3 (EC 3.1.3.48) (Protein-tyrosine-phosphate phosphohydrolase 3)) has protein sequence MKNIEISYLLSQQKLSSHCFSNYVHSKYIKTNEILNNNILLPIKGTKDSFFITLGWNDKNSGDNLSDFITKFQENDNTSIDNNNNNYNNNNNNKNQCIILRGDNTNSNLNLKLDILNNLNQKSNSDLFSKLVISNKIIEKCFQKQELTNIISTFYFENEFNNIKFINIEIILIDRSSDSGEIKLNEFESDMISIISKNDQDLINSKNQLIQLFSELELGSDLNSTTNNDSKFKEIVQVWNDCVTMESLKNYIYYKEIGPTEKILNTKLSTNKKNYLIKLLREQIIEILLKSINNQFNNINKDLKIDSFELNSFSKLSIIELPHYIIENSTSSTTASSPPASSPPASPSSSSSSSSSSSSSKLLNNNSLLLNYFNDYIQEMFHKDMNESFNHYKIYPSNSFVYQLQSVLNHLESKIVKEDVKKGLVYSNSLVRSIDGLFTFGHDTGIVESTYHESIYKEYSMFEPSKVFSQSLASQFQRYQTDFQLFNQKKSTILLNSLKRYYIFNINCNGGNGSRNSVNSFDEKLKLYGLKSILEVPITSFVNRLEFSTFNNTFQDLLKEKTDNFLKDTENILKLSNIEPDQYSIGQYKLFISEIALIELKRLKSLILKNDQPADHKYSTPIKTKITDTSNYPKSSTKSHTKDSRFSNHDEITSPTKLLLNLEENNNNNNKNNNNNNNNNNNNNNNNNNNNNNNNNNNNNNNNNNNNNNNNNNNNSFDDSSNNNNSNMDNSNYLNGQIQTDENGPFQIQFQLQHAELVKQQKPDLQQVSMVEQTQDKDLSGGDTIIGDDIDQSLSTIGQQQNSNGENNYEQNQRKSSLINNNEIIIGEYNHILILFQNTKIIQISEKSPQIEVNRHLIYLEQYLKFQLCVSANTGFYEIFETVRIFIESLYFLLKKSNDQDLFKNLFKTHINEYILTFLNMSINLVIDQDDKNNTKYVTDSKMINVISKYLTAVPHNDVNFEIYYSELNGIMVHLNYLKMIIFGHFPNDLYYATENILISLSLITSNQNVVNAMALKIGWLIKEGVHLVALLSKLMTILIDENLQVLIIRIAKNIVFNEEFSKEFFKTGLIGSIVKRVSKGYIEVIREFKELYIEIIKAYTKQQQEKQEQQEQQNQEKEKEKEIDTTTTATTTTATEINNTATETVISPKNSLASPIQDKGEFFRMCIHQFQIISVSLLKYLLSVESNSEEFKIIVDCLNSLLNNAQIMKFFEEVLKDQAHSIFLNCLILKKKNTNKTLESIQILNPTNDFNDYWDWRNNLTTDQSKLTK, from the exons atgaaaaatattgaaatttcttATCTTCTTTCCCAACAAAAATTATCATCACActgtttttcaaattatgttcattcaaaatatataaaaaccaatgaaattctaaataataatattttactCCCAATAAAAGGAACCAAAGATTCTTTCTTTATAACCTTGGGATGgaatgataaaaatagtggtgataatttatcagattttattacaaaattccaagaaaatgataataccTCCAttgataacaataataataattataataataataataataataaaaatcaatgtATAATATTAAGAGGTGATAATACCAATTCAAacttaaatttgaaattggatattttaaataatttaaatcaaaaatcaaattcagatttattttcaaaattagttatttcaaataaaattattgaaaaatgttttcaaaaacaagaattaact aatattattagcactttttattttgaaaatgaatttaataatattaaatttataaatattgaaattattttaattgatagaTCAAGTGATAgtggtgaaattaaattaaatgaattcgAATCAGATATGATATCAATTATAAGTAAAAATGAtcaagatttaataaattcaaagaatcaattaattcaattattttcagAATTGGAATTAGGTAGTGATTTAAATTCTacaacaaataatgattcaaaatttaaagagaTAGTTCAAGTTTGGAATGATTGTGTAACAAtggaatcattaaaaaattatatctaCTATAAAGAGATTGGTCCAActgaaaagattttaaatacaaaattatcaacaaataaaaagaattatttaataaaattattaagagaacaaataattgaaatcttattaaaatcaattaataatcaattcaataatattaataaagatttaaaaattgattcttttgaattaaatagtttttcaaaattatcaattattgaattaccacattatattattgaaaattcaacatcttcaacaacagcatcatcaccaccagcatcatcaccaccagcatcaccatcatcatcatcatcatcatcatcatcatcatcatcatcaaaattattaaataataattcattattattaaattattttaatgattataTTCAAGAGATGTTTCATAAAGATATGAATGAATCATTTAatcattataaaatatatccAAGTAATTCATTTGTATATCAATTACAAAGTGTATTGAATCATTTAGAATCAAAGATAGTTAAAGAAGATGTAAAGAAAGGTTTGGtttattcaaattcattGGTTAGATCAATTGATGGACTATTTACATTTGGTCATGATACTGGTATTGTAGAATCAACTTATCATGAATCAATTTATAAAGAGTATTCAATGTTTGAACCTTCAAAAGTATTCTCACAATCACTTGCATCACAATTTCAACGTTATCAAActgattttcaattatttaatcaaaagaaatcaacaattctattaaatagtttaaaaagatattatatatttaatattaattgtaatggtggtaatggtagtAGAAATAGTGTGAATTCATTTGatgaaaaattgaaattatatggattaaaatcaattttagaaGTACCAATCACTTCATTCGTAAATAGATTAGAattttcaacttttaataatacatttcaagatttattaaaagagaaAACTGATAATTTCCTAAAGGATACAgagaatattttaaaattatcaaatattgaaCCTGATCAATATTCAATTGgtcaatataaattatttattagtgAAATTGCATTAATAGAattgaaaagattaaaatcattaattttaaaaaatgatcaaCCCGCTGATCATAAATATTCAacaccaattaaaacaaagATTACCGATACTAGTAACTATCCAAAGAGTTCAACCAAGTCCCACACAAAAGATTCTCGTTTTTCTAATCATGATGAAATTACTTCACcaactaaattattattaaatttagaagaaaataataataataataataaaaataataataataataataataataataataataataataataataataataataataataataataataataataataataataataataataataataataataataataataataataataataataatagttttgatgatagtagtaataataataatagcaacatggataatagtaattatttaaatggtcAAATTCAAACAGATGAAAATGGTCCATTTCAAATCCAATTCCAATTACAACATGCTGAATTagtaaaacaacaaaaaccaGATTTACAACAAGTTTCAATGGTTGAACAAACTCAAGACAAAGACCTCAGTGGTGGTGATACTATTATTGGTGATGATATTGatcaatcattatcaacaattgGACAACAACAAAACAGTAATGGTGAGAATAATTATGaacaaaatcaaagaaaaagtAGTTTgatcaataataatgaaattataattggAGAGTATAaccatattttaatattatttcaaaatactaaaattattcaaattagTGAAAAGAGTCCACAAATTGAAGTTAATAGACATTTAATATATCTTGAACAATATTTAAAGTTTCAACTTTGTGTATCTGCAAATACTGGATTTTATGAAATTTTTGAAACAGTTAGAATTTTCATTGAatctttatattttcttttaaagaaatcaaat gaccaagatttatttaaaaatttatttaaaactcaTATTAATGAATATATTCTAACATTTTTAAACATGAGTATAAATTTAGTGATTGACCAAGACGATAAGAATAATACTAAATATGTAACTGACAGTAAAATGATTAATGTTATTTCAAAGTATTTAACAGCAGTACCACATAATGATGTTAATTTCGAAATTtat tacTCTGAATTAAATGGTATAATGgtacatttaaattatttaaaaatgattatattTGGTCATTTCCCAAATGATTTATATTATGCAACTGAAAATATATTGATTTCATTAAGTTTAATTACATCTAATCAAAATGTTGTTAATGCAATGGCTTTGAAAATTGGTTGGTTAATTAAAGAAGGCGTTCATTTAGTGGCATTGCTATCTAAATTAATGacaatattaattgatgaaaatcTTCAAGTTTTAATCATTAGAATAGCAAAAAATATTGTATTTAATGAAGAATTTAGTAAAGAATTTTTCAAGACTGGTTTAATAGGTTCAATTGTAAAAAGAGTATCTAAAGGTTATATTGAAGTCATTAGAGAATTTAAAGAACtttatattgaaattattaaagctTATactaaacaacaacaagaaaaacaagaacaacaagaacaacaaaatcaagaaaaagaaaaagaaaaagaaattgatacaacaacaacagcaacaacaacaacggcAACAGAAATAAATAACACTGCCACAGAAACAGTTATATCTCCAAAGAATAGCTTGGCTTCACCAATACAAGATAAAGGTGAATTCTTTAGAATGTGtattcatcaatttcaaattattagtgtttcattattaaagtATCTTTTATCAGTAGAGTCAAACtctgaagaatttaaaatcattgtagattgtttaaattctttattaaataatgcacaaataatgaaattcttTGAAGAAGTATTAAAAGATCAAGCTCattcaatctttttaaattgtttaattttgaaaaagaaaaataccaataaaacattggaatcaattcaaatattaaatccaACAAACgattttaatgattattGGGATTGGAGAAATAATCTTACAACTGATCAATCTAAATTG acaaaataa
- a CDS encoding hypothetical protein (Similar to Bacillus subtilis. hypothetical 39.0 kDa protein in glnQ-ansR intergenic region): MNLKSVTVVEHDPRWKELFLEEEKQIKEVIFKDYKCKKFNEYDDTPSSSAAQPPLLTVNVFHCGSTSVPGLKAKPVIDILLVVNGDISELDEMNERFESSNYQIRGENGIAGRRFFTKRIPNHIWVNMHAFQFDNITDIERHLTFRDYLIAHPIILDQYANLKSELASKFPNSIDDYWEGKNLWIKCHEKKSLIWHWANRFNNK; this comes from the coding sequence ATGAATCTTAAATCAGTTACAGTAGTAGAACATGATCCAAGATGgaaagaattatttttagaagaggaaaaacaaattaaggaagttatttttaaagattataaatgtaaaaaatttaatgaatatgatgatacaccatcatcatcagcagCACAACCACCACTATTGACAGTGAATGTATTTCATTGTGGTTCAACATCAGTGCCAGGATTAAAAGCAAAACCAGTcattgatattttattagtTGTTAATGGTGACATTAGTGAACTAGATGAAATGAATGAAAGATTCGAATCATCTAATTACCAAATCAGAGGTGAAAATGGTATTGCAGGTAGAAGATTCTTTACAAAACGTATACCAAATCATATTTGGGTTAATATGCATGCATTTCAATTTGATAACATTACAGATATTGAAAGACATTTAACCTTTAGAGATTATCTCATTGCTCATCCAATCATACTTGACCAATATGCAAACTTAAAGAGTGAATTGGCTTCAAAGTTTCCAAACTCAATCGATGATTATTGGGAAGGAAAAAATCTTTGGATAAAGTGCcatgaaaaaaaatctttaatcTGGCACTGGGCAAatagatttaataataaataa
- a CDS encoding hypothetical protein (Similar to Orgyia pseudotsugata multicapsid polyhedrosis virus (OpMNPV). hypothetical 29.3 kDa protein (ORF92)): MNNGHPFIVLFLIIINNRNYFVSSQNSSTELSSCIFYTDSNTNRIDLSPLKSKAFNSGSYPNHNNNNPNNNNNNNNNNNNNNNNNNNNNNNNNNNNNNNNNNNNNNNNNNNNNNNNNNNNNNNNNDNNKIGFILVFVVKIVDYFSIGNLNEASFETDYIFNGKQYELVIFYNSSYDHCTSQYLFSCSNDYQHKYSIDQPDSNVCNIQFYFESIYACKKKNNLIATITSVSSILPSISRSTNSSNNNTITIKGENFVSLGNIQIQITPSISINCTDILEIESGIEYTCNLDIDEMVINSLVDGQFYTLTLENNGFIVYYSNYSFLPSWLVCPNDCSGFGYCNHLFNCVCDYGHTSYDCSINVNGFTTNSIPKQLSLNSFEMMSTTTTTTTDTTTTTTTTSSNYLHGFSIEFSYIREVNPFGIVQRVLPINTLSINDYINNSTGFYFSGSSSLPNFINGDLNTQGLFYINNDNQYSIVNNSFFNFPIISTSSSSSSSSSSSSSSSSSPLYTQLPISNNSVIILINVNNIQYQSPENTFDFIFSINSVIKNDSIISKESFNEALVFSDIDETSLLVLNPSFRFLDTSINDITSGIVYSKVLSQSDASSLPIYIPSSTYFTISINAKNGSFEFASAFNLFNNPSPTPTPTQTLNPTQTPSSTPTSSPTSLPTSTPTQTPTSSPTPTSSPTQTPTSSPTPTSSPTSSPTSSPTPTPTQTQTQTLNPNPTTSPSIMPTPTYTSSEISSHEIPKKEIVILSTSAFGIICIVLLLVFLIFKRKRSKPNNFIKDYGEAGPLLDEGSNGIVDDNAVEEGGLIIN; encoded by the exons ATGAATAATGGTCATccttttattgttttatttttgataataataaataatagaaacTATTTTGTTTCATCTCAAAATAGCAGTACTGAATTAAGTTCATGTATATTTTATACTGattcaaatacaaatagaattgatttatcaccattaaaatcaaaagcTTTTAATTCTGGAAgt TACcctaatcataataataataatccaaataataataataataataataataataataataataataataataataataataataataataataataataataataataataataataataataataataataataataataataataataataataataataataataataataataataataataataataataatgataataataaaataggGTTTATTTTAGTATTTGTAGTGAAAATAGT tgaTTACTTTTCAATaggtaatttaaatgaagCAAGCTTTGAAACTGATTACATATTCAATGGTAAACAATATGAATTGGTAATCTTTTACAATTCATCATATGATCATTGTACAAGTCAATATCTATTCTCATGTTCAAATGATTATCAAcataaatattcaattgatCAACCAGATAGCAATGTTTgtaatattcaattttatttcgAGTCAATTTATGcttgtaaaaaaaagaataatttaattgcaaCTATAACATCAGTTAGTTCAATATTACCTTCTATATCAAGATCTACTAATAGTAGTAACAACAacacaataacaataaaaggAGAAAATTTTGTTAGTCTAGGtaatattcaaattcaaattacaCCAagtatttcaattaattgtaCAGATATTTTAGAGATTGAAAGTGGTATTGAATATACATGTAATTTAGATATTGATGAAATGGTAATTAATAGTTTAGTTGATGGTCAATTTTATACCCTGACATTAGAAAATAATGGATTCATTGTatattattcaaattattcattCTTACCATCTTGGTTAGTTTGTCCGAATGATTGTAGTGGTTTTGGTTATTGtaatcatttatttaattgtgtATGTGATTATGGTCATACATCATATGACTGCTCAATAAATGTAAATGGTTTCACTACAAATTCAATACCGAAACAGTTATCGCtaaattcatttgaaatgatgtcaacaacaactacaactaccacAGATACAACTAcgacaaccacaacaacatcttcaaattatttacatggattttcaattgaattttcatatATTAGAGAAGTTAATCCATTTGGTATAGTTCAAAGAGTATTACCTATTAAtactttatcaattaatgattatattaataatagtacagGATTTTACTTTTCAGGTAGTTCTTCATTACCAAATTTTATAAACGGTGATTTAAATACTCAaggtttattttatataaataatgataatcaatatagtattgtaaataatagtttttttaatttccctATTATATCTACTTcctcatcttcttcttcttcatcttcttcttcttcatcttcttcttcttcacctTTATATACCcaattaccaatttcaaataattcagttataattttaataaatgtaaataatattcaatatcAATCACCAGAAAATACCTTTGATTTCATATTCTCGATAAATTcagtaattaaaaatgatagcATAATATCAAAAGAATCTTTTAATGAAGCATTGGTTTTTAGTGACATTGATGAAACTTCACTACTAGTTTTAAATCCATCTTTTAGATTTTTAGATACATCTATTAATGATATTACGAGTGGTATTGTATATTCTAAAGTTTTATCACAATCTGACGCTAGTTCACTACCAATTTATATTCCAAGTTCAACATATTTTACTATCTCAATAAACGCAAAAAATGGATCCTTTGAGTTTGCATCTgcctttaatttatttaacaaTCCATCCCCCACCCCTACTCCCACTCAAACATTAAATCCAACTCAAACTCCATCTTCAACTCCAACTTCATCTCCAACATCATTACCAACATCAACTCCAACTCAAACCccaacatcatcaccaactcCGACTTCATCTCCAACTCAAACCccaacatcatcaccaactcCAACTTCATCTCCAACTTCATCAccaacatcatcaccaactcCGACTCCAACTCAAACTCAAACTCAAACACTAAATCCGAACCCaacaacatcaccatcaattaTGCCCACCCCAACATATACTTCGAGTGAAATTTCATCACATGAAATACCAAAGAAAGAAATCGTAATTC